The proteins below are encoded in one region of Sphingomonas sp.:
- the copD gene encoding copper homeostasis membrane protein CopD gives MTDMGAVAIRLGLYLDLMALFGLAAFALYALRGKERRFDGAIALGPWLWGSAALGAVLSLGGLAMLAAGMAGVPLASVDLTSIEMIVNGTAAGTAWLFRMAALLVALIATLALRRRPVTTLSLVTIAGAVALASLAWSGHGAMDEGAVGWLHLVADIVHLWAAGIWVGALVALLLLVFRRRELVDRDHLVLSHRALDGFSLVGTITVGSIIVSGFVNSWLLVGPANLPTLPDSLYGQLLIAKLALFGAMAALAAANRFRLVPAFERSLAAADHASALRALRRSLTIETGCAIAVLALVAWLGTLEPPISAM, from the coding sequence ATGACCGACATGGGCGCGGTCGCGATCAGGCTCGGCCTTTATCTGGACCTGATGGCGCTGTTCGGACTCGCCGCGTTCGCGCTCTATGCGCTGCGCGGTAAGGAACGGCGCTTCGACGGCGCGATTGCGCTGGGCCCATGGCTGTGGGGCAGCGCCGCGCTTGGCGCGGTGCTGTCGCTCGGCGGCCTGGCGATGCTCGCCGCCGGCATGGCGGGCGTGCCGCTCGCCTCGGTGGACTTAACCTCCATCGAAATGATCGTGAACGGCACGGCTGCCGGCACCGCCTGGCTTTTCCGAATGGCGGCGCTCCTCGTCGCGCTGATCGCAACGCTTGCGCTGCGGCGTCGGCCGGTGACCACTCTTTCGCTCGTTACGATCGCCGGTGCGGTAGCGCTGGCGAGCCTCGCCTGGTCCGGGCACGGCGCGATGGACGAGGGCGCGGTCGGCTGGCTTCATCTTGTCGCCGATATCGTCCACCTCTGGGCGGCGGGCATCTGGGTCGGCGCGCTGGTCGCGCTGCTGCTGCTCGTGTTCCGGCGGCGCGAACTGGTCGACCGCGATCACCTCGTCCTTTCGCACCGCGCGCTCGACGGCTTCTCGCTGGTGGGGACGATCACGGTCGGCTCGATCATCGTCTCCGGCTTCGTCAACTCTTGGCTGCTGGTCGGCCCCGCGAACCTCCCCACGCTGCCGGACAGCCTGTACGGACAGCTGCTGATCGCCAAGCTGGCCCTGTTCGGCGCGATGGCGGCGCTTGCCGCGGCAAACCGGTTTCGGCTGGTGCCGGCGTTCGAGCGCTCGCTCGCCGCCGCCGACCATGCGAGCGCCTTGCGCGCGCTGCGCCGCAGCCTGACGATCGAGACCGGCTGCGCGATCGCCGTGCTGGCGCTGGTCGCCTGGCTGGGTACCCTCGAGCCACCCATCTCCGCGATGTGA
- a CDS encoding RNA polymerase sigma factor, producing the protein MSLDLASLNDGELAALSIAGRDSAFAEIMRRHREPVYRIIVGNIGNPDEALDLVQETFVSAHRALGRYEADRPMRRWLATIALNKCRDWRRRRAVRRLFAFALPLDDASIQVAEDRVLPDEEVAGREEMARVARAIAELPAALREPLVLHTLQDLSQAETAVTLSISEKAVETRIRRARARLTERLGRT; encoded by the coding sequence GTGAGCCTCGATCTTGCCAGCCTGAATGACGGCGAACTCGCGGCGCTCAGCATTGCCGGGCGCGATTCCGCCTTCGCCGAGATCATGCGCCGCCACCGCGAACCGGTCTACCGCATCATTGTCGGCAATATCGGCAATCCCGATGAGGCGCTCGATCTTGTCCAGGAGACCTTCGTTTCGGCGCATCGCGCATTGGGCCGTTACGAGGCGGACCGGCCGATGCGGCGCTGGCTCGCCACCATTGCGCTCAACAAATGCCGCGACTGGCGGCGCCGGCGCGCGGTTCGGCGCCTGTTCGCCTTCGCGCTACCGCTCGACGATGCCAGCATCCAGGTTGCCGAAGACCGGGTGCTTCCCGACGAAGAAGTCGCCGGTCGCGAGGAAATGGCGCGCGTCGCCCGCGCGATCGCCGAGCTGCCGGCGGCGCTGCGTGAGCCATTGGTGCTCCACACACTCCAGGATTTGAGCCAGGCCGAGACTGCGGTGACATTGTCGATCAGCGAAAAGGCAGTCGAGACGCGCATCCGCCGGGCGCGGGCCAGGCTGACGGAGCGTCTTGGCAGAACCTGA
- a CDS encoding periplasmic heavy metal sensor — translation MNPLRWTIVIAVVAFLAGIAGVFVGRALIPAAQTQGTELHEVLHHQLQLDAGQEARLDALEQQFAIRRRALELELRAANARLAGAIQAEHGNGPQVAAAVDASHAAMGELQKETLAHIFAMRQILRPDQARKFDQAVVKALTVDAR, via the coding sequence ATGAATCCGCTTCGTTGGACGATCGTCATTGCTGTGGTGGCGTTCCTCGCCGGCATTGCCGGCGTGTTCGTGGGCCGGGCGCTGATACCTGCCGCGCAGACGCAGGGGACCGAACTGCACGAGGTGCTGCATCATCAGTTGCAGCTTGATGCCGGCCAGGAAGCCCGCCTCGATGCGCTCGAACAGCAGTTCGCGATCCGGCGCCGCGCGCTCGAACTCGAGTTGCGCGCCGCAAATGCAAGGCTCGCGGGCGCTATCCAGGCCGAGCATGGCAACGGGCCGCAGGTCGCCGCCGCAGTCGATGCGTCGCATGCCGCGATGGGCGAGCTCCAGAAGGAGACGCTCGCGCACATCTTCGCGATGCGGCAGATCCTCAGGCCCGATCAGGCGCGAAAATTCGACCAGGCAGTGGTTAAGGCGCTGACCGTCGACGCACGGTGA
- the copC gene encoding copper homeostasis periplasmic binding protein CopC codes for MRFAPIVAAALLLVPAAAYAHPKLVSATPAANSVAAPTAQIKLVFSESLVAQFSGADLVMTEMPGMKMNAPMKMPAKATLGADGKTLVVTLPKALPRGSYKLSYHVVSTDTHRVEGNYTFKIN; via the coding sequence ATGCGTTTCGCACCGATCGTCGCCGCCGCGCTGCTTCTCGTGCCGGCAGCGGCCTATGCCCATCCCAAGCTCGTATCCGCCACCCCTGCGGCCAACAGCGTCGCCGCCCCAACCGCGCAGATCAAGCTGGTCTTCTCGGAATCGCTCGTCGCCCAATTCTCAGGCGCCGATCTTGTCATGACCGAAATGCCGGGCATGAAGATGAACGCCCCGATGAAGATGCCGGCCAAGGCCACGCTCGGCGCCGACGGCAAGACCCTGGTGGTCACGCTGCCCAAGGCGCTGCCGAGGGGGAGCTACAAGCTCAGCTACCATGTCGTGTCGACCGACACACACCGCGTCGAGGGCAATTACACCTTCAAGATCAATTAA
- a CDS encoding class I SAM-dependent methyltransferase, giving the protein MTQPERDAEAQGSPTFTPPLGTGDTADYDRAIRTWTRELRWRGAMLDLLAPNPGETIADVGCGTGSFAVLLKQRYPLVAVTGIDPDTQALDIARDKAVRASVTIDWRQGFADALPEASADAVTSSLVFHQVPLAGKRSGMAAMNRALKPGGRLIFCDYSRQAGLMRLLFRLTVQRLDGVEDTQPNADGVLPGLIAEAGFTDVAERERIHTLTGTIAIFTARKR; this is encoded by the coding sequence ATGACGCAGCCCGAACGCGACGCAGAGGCGCAAGGCTCACCAACCTTCACTCCCCCGCTCGGAACCGGCGACACCGCCGACTATGACCGCGCGATCCGGACCTGGACGCGCGAGCTGCGCTGGCGCGGCGCGATGCTGGATCTGCTAGCGCCCAATCCCGGCGAAACCATTGCCGATGTCGGATGCGGCACCGGCAGCTTCGCCGTGCTGCTCAAGCAGCGCTATCCGCTGGTAGCGGTCACCGGCATAGATCCCGATACCCAGGCGCTGGACATCGCCCGCGACAAGGCGGTGCGCGCAAGCGTCACGATCGACTGGCGTCAGGGTTTCGCCGACGCGCTTCCGGAGGCCAGTGCCGATGCGGTGACGTCGAGCCTGGTATTCCACCAGGTCCCGCTTGCCGGCAAGCGGAGCGGGATGGCGGCGATGAATCGCGCGCTGAAGCCGGGCGGCCGGCTCATATTCTGCGACTATAGCCGGCAGGCAGGGTTGATGCGGCTCCTATTCCGGCTGACCGTGCAGCGGCTCGACGGGGTCGAGGACACGCAGCCGAACGCAGATGGCGTCCTTCCCGGCCTGATCGCCGAGGCCGGTTTCACCGACGTGGCCGAACGCGAGCGCATCCATACGCTGACTGGCACCATCGCAATCTTCACGGCACGCAAGCGCTGA
- a CDS encoding copper resistance system multicopper oxidase — MTDTIDRRQLLRGAAFAGGGLALAAWMPAWAQTNSAGIVRPLPTLSGVDITLRIARQTMTIDGRKMRAIGVNGTVPAPLLRLREGQKVRLNVVNDLDVDSSIHWHGLLVPPQFDGVPGVSFPGIKPRSSYLYEFPIRQSGTYWYHSHSGLQEQLGHYGPIVIDPAGPDPVQSDREQVIVLADHSPLSPDEIFRRVKVDPGHFNFQRQTLSGLLAGRDQPLKDRLDWGRMRMDPTDVLDVSGSTYTYIVNGLGPRDNWTALFKPGERVRLRIINASAMTNFNVRIPGLSPSIVQADGQNVHPVMVDEFQIGVAETYDAIVTPAEDKAYSIIAEAVDRSGMARATLAPRPGMAGEVPPLRKRPVATMKDMGMDMSSMPGMEGMDMSAGMTPPRGLDPSAEQNRSARLATPGGAMPQGSGAMPGMASGDMAGMDHSKMTGMSGQDGAMPGMDMGSMDMGSMKMRDFSNAPQVRKGPGVQTIAPMPIDRTGEPGQGLEDAGHKVLVYKDLMALERNPDVRAPSRSLDIHLTGNMERFMWSFDGEKMSDVHEPIPFIEGERVRINLINDTMMSHPIHIHGHFFELVTGHGDHGPRKHTVLVQPGGKVTWDFTADAVGDWAFHCHLLYHMAAGMMRVVSVRPKGEAA; from the coding sequence ATGACCGACACCATCGACCGCCGCCAATTGCTACGTGGCGCCGCCTTCGCCGGAGGCGGCCTTGCGCTTGCCGCATGGATGCCCGCCTGGGCACAGACCAACTCGGCGGGAATTGTCCGGCCGCTCCCGACGCTTTCGGGCGTGGACATCACGCTCAGGATCGCGCGGCAGACGATGACGATCGATGGCCGAAAGATGCGCGCGATCGGCGTCAACGGCACGGTCCCCGCGCCGCTGCTCCGGCTTCGCGAAGGGCAAAAGGTCCGCCTCAACGTCGTCAACGACCTCGACGTGGACAGCTCGATTCACTGGCATGGCCTGCTCGTGCCACCCCAGTTCGATGGCGTGCCCGGCGTCTCCTTTCCGGGGATCAAGCCCAGGTCCAGCTATCTCTATGAGTTCCCGATCCGGCAGAGCGGGACCTATTGGTACCACAGCCATTCGGGACTGCAGGAGCAACTCGGTCACTACGGCCCGATCGTGATCGATCCTGCCGGCCCCGATCCCGTCCAGTCCGACCGCGAGCAAGTCATCGTGCTCGCCGATCACAGCCCCTTGTCGCCGGATGAGATCTTTCGCCGCGTCAAGGTCGATCCGGGTCATTTCAACTTCCAGCGCCAGACGCTTTCCGGGCTGCTCGCCGGGCGCGACCAGCCGCTCAAAGACCGGCTCGATTGGGGCCGCATGCGCATGGACCCGACCGACGTGCTTGACGTGAGCGGCAGCACCTACACCTATATCGTCAACGGCCTCGGTCCGCGGGACAATTGGACCGCGCTGTTCAAACCCGGTGAACGCGTGCGGCTGCGCATCATCAATGCTTCGGCGATGACGAACTTCAATGTGCGCATTCCGGGCCTGTCGCCATCGATTGTCCAGGCAGACGGCCAGAATGTTCATCCGGTAATGGTCGACGAGTTCCAGATCGGCGTGGCCGAGACCTATGATGCGATCGTCACGCCTGCCGAGGACAAAGCCTATTCGATCATCGCCGAGGCAGTCGATCGTTCGGGCATGGCGCGCGCCACGCTGGCGCCGCGTCCCGGCATGGCCGGCGAAGTGCCGCCGCTCCGCAAGCGTCCGGTCGCGACGATGAAGGACATGGGCATGGACATGTCGAGCATGCCCGGGATGGAGGGCATGGACATGTCGGCCGGCATGACGCCGCCGCGCGGCCTCGATCCGTCAGCCGAGCAGAACCGGTCGGCAAGGCTCGCCACCCCGGGCGGTGCGATGCCTCAGGGTTCGGGCGCGATGCCTGGAATGGCCTCCGGCGACATGGCCGGGATGGATCACAGCAAGATGACGGGCATGTCGGGCCAGGACGGTGCCATGCCGGGCATGGACATGGGCTCGATGGACATGGGCTCGATGAAGATGCGCGATTTCTCGAACGCCCCCCAGGTCAGGAAAGGCCCGGGCGTCCAGACGATTGCGCCGATGCCGATCGACCGCACCGGCGAGCCGGGCCAGGGGCTCGAGGACGCCGGGCACAAGGTGCTCGTCTACAAGGATCTGATGGCGCTGGAGCGCAATCCCGACGTGCGCGCGCCCAGCCGCAGCCTCGACATCCACCTGACCGGCAACATGGAACGCTTCATGTGGTCGTTCGACGGCGAGAAAATGTCGGACGTGCACGAACCGATCCCGTTTATCGAAGGCGAGCGCGTGCGCATCAATCTCATCAACGACACGATGATGAGCCATCCGATCCACATCCACGGCCATTTCTTCGAGTTGGTCACGGGACATGGCGATCACGGCCCGCGCAAGCACACGGTGCTCGTCCAGCCGGGGGGCAAGGTGACCTGGGATTTCACCGCCGACGCGGTCGGCGACTGGGCGTTCCACTGCCATCTCCTCTACCACATGGCAGCCGGGATGATGCGCGTCGTGAGCGTCCGTCCGAAGGGAGAGGCGGCATGA